The Lampris incognitus isolate fLamInc1 unplaced genomic scaffold, fLamInc1.hap2 scaffold_403, whole genome shotgun sequence region CCCCAGCCTGCTGCGGGACGTCCCCCTGGGTGACGCCGAGGAGATAAAGGCGACGGCGCGGACCGGCGGCGCGCCGGACTACGTGCCGGACGGGGACTACATCGCGGACGGGGACATGTACAGCTCCTACGTGCTGCTCAAATCCATCCGCAACGACATCGAGTGGGGCGTCCTGCAGGGGGACGAGCGGCGGAGGGAGAAGGTCGGCGCGACGCGCGCCGAGGCGCAGGACGAGGACGACCTGGAGAAGCAGTTCCGCTACCATTTAAGCGGACTTCACTCGGTTTTGTCCAAACTCACCCGCAAGGCCAACACCCTCACCAACCGGTACAAGGAGGAGATAGACATCAGGAGCTGTGGCATCTGACGCTGTCCATCATGTCCCAATGACTGTGACGTCACTGACGCGAATACGAGGTGGTCTAtattggggagggggagggggggtgttattATGGATGATGGAATCTGGAGGTCGCCTATTCCAGTACGGCGTGACCTCCCTCCGCGGCCACGAATCTCGGGGAAAACCCCCCTTCGATTCTTCATGTTTTGAATATGCAAATTACTCCGGTGAACACGTGTTC contains the following coding sequences:
- the LOC130133598 gene encoding mid1-interacting protein 1-B-like, giving the protein MMQLSDSYNQKNSLFTAMNRFIGAVNNMDHTVMVPSLLRDVPLGDAEEIKATARTGGAPDYVPDGDYIADGDMYSSYVLLKSIRNDIEWGVLQGDERRREKVGATRAEAQDEDDLEKQFRYHLSGLHSVLSKLTRKANTLTNRYKEEIDIRSCGI